A section of the Centroberyx gerrardi isolate f3 chromosome 8, fCenGer3.hap1.cur.20231027, whole genome shotgun sequence genome encodes:
- the anxa3a gene encoding annexin A3a isoform X1, with translation MASLWDDLDSLVNAPSSFTATTGERGTIKPKANFDAGDDAVALRKAIEGLGTTEKTLIDILTHRSSAQRQLVCTAYQAATGRTLEEDLKGDTHGDFEDLLVALVTPPAAFDCHEVTRAMKGAGTSDSILIEIFASRSNQQIKALCDVYLEETEKKLTLDLKKEVSGEYSTALLLLAEGKRDESSTVDTEKAREDAKTLYNAGEKKWGTDETKFIDILCHRSIPQLRQTLVEYKNISGKSLQESIEGEMSGELEELLVAIVKCVKNVPAYLAERLYESMKGGGTDEATLNRIMVSRSEIDLLDIRAEFKKLYSYSLHSAIESDCRGKYEKVLLKICGGDDES, from the exons ATGGCGTCTCTATGG GATGACCTGGACAGTCTGGTGAACGCCCCGTCCTCCTTCACAGCAACG ACCGGGGAGAGAGGAACCATCAAGCCCAAAGCAAACTTTGATGCAGGAGACGATGCTGTGGCTCTCAGGAAAGCCATCGAAGGActcg gCACCACAGAGAAGACGCTGATCGACATCCTGACCCACAGGAGCAGCGCTCAGCGGCAGCTCGTCTGCACAGCGTACCAGGCAGCTACAGGCAGA ACGTTGGAGGAGGACCTGAAAGGGGACACCCACGGTGACTTTGAGGACCTGCTGGTGGCGCTGGTCACGCCTCCCGCAGCGTTCGACTGCCATGAAGTCACCCGGGCCATGAAA GGAGCCGGGACGAGTGACAGTATCTTGATTGAAATCTTCGCCTCAAGATCCAACCAGCAGATCAAAGCTCTGTGTGACGTCTACTTGGAAG AAACGGAGAAGAAGTTGACCCTTGACCTGAAGAAGGAAGTTTCTGGAGAATATTCCACAGCCTTGCTCCTCTTGGCTGAG GGCAAGAGGGACGAGAGCAGCACAGTAGATACAGAAAAGGCGAGAGAAGATGCCAAG ACTCTTTACAATGCCGGGGAGAAGAAGTGGGGCACCGACGAAACCAAGTTCATCGACATCCTGTGCCACAGAAGCATTCCTCAGCTGAGACAAA CTCTTGTGGAATACAAGAATATCAGTGGAAAAAGCCTTCAGGAAAGCATCGAAGGAGAGATGTCAGGAGAACTGGAGGAACTGCTGGTGGCTATTG TGAAATGTGTGAAGAATGTGCCGGCCTACCTAGCAGAACGCCTGTATGAGAGCATGAAG ggcgGAGGAACAGACGAAGCCACTCTGAACCGGATCATGGTGAGCCGGTCTGAGATCGACCTGCTGGACATCAGGGCCGAGTTCAAGAAGCTCTACAGCTACTCTCTGCACTCCGCCATCGAG TCTGATTGCCGTGGGAAATATGAGAAGGTTCTGCTAAAAATTTGCGGAGGAGATGATGAGTCGTAG
- the anxa3a gene encoding annexin A3a isoform X2 has protein sequence MASLWDDLDSLVNAPSSFTATTGERGTIKPKANFDAGDDAVALRKAIEGLGTTEKTLIDILTHRSSAQRQLVCTAYQAATGRTLEEDLKGDTHGDFEDLLVALVTPPAAFDCHEVTRAMKGAGTSDSILIEIFASRSNQQIKALCDVYLEETEKKLTLDLKKEVSGEYSTALLLLAEGKRDESSTVDTEKAREDAKTLYNAGEKKWGTDETKFIDILCHRSIPQLRQTLVEYKNISGKSLQESIEGEMSGELEELLVAIVKCVKNVPAYLAERLYESMKGGGTDEATLNRIMVSRSEIDLLDIRAEFKKLYSYSLHSAIESDLSGQHGDCVKAICGGDD, from the exons ATGGCGTCTCTATGG GATGACCTGGACAGTCTGGTGAACGCCCCGTCCTCCTTCACAGCAACG ACCGGGGAGAGAGGAACCATCAAGCCCAAAGCAAACTTTGATGCAGGAGACGATGCTGTGGCTCTCAGGAAAGCCATCGAAGGActcg gCACCACAGAGAAGACGCTGATCGACATCCTGACCCACAGGAGCAGCGCTCAGCGGCAGCTCGTCTGCACAGCGTACCAGGCAGCTACAGGCAGA ACGTTGGAGGAGGACCTGAAAGGGGACACCCACGGTGACTTTGAGGACCTGCTGGTGGCGCTGGTCACGCCTCCCGCAGCGTTCGACTGCCATGAAGTCACCCGGGCCATGAAA GGAGCCGGGACGAGTGACAGTATCTTGATTGAAATCTTCGCCTCAAGATCCAACCAGCAGATCAAAGCTCTGTGTGACGTCTACTTGGAAG AAACGGAGAAGAAGTTGACCCTTGACCTGAAGAAGGAAGTTTCTGGAGAATATTCCACAGCCTTGCTCCTCTTGGCTGAG GGCAAGAGGGACGAGAGCAGCACAGTAGATACAGAAAAGGCGAGAGAAGATGCCAAG ACTCTTTACAATGCCGGGGAGAAGAAGTGGGGCACCGACGAAACCAAGTTCATCGACATCCTGTGCCACAGAAGCATTCCTCAGCTGAGACAAA CTCTTGTGGAATACAAGAATATCAGTGGAAAAAGCCTTCAGGAAAGCATCGAAGGAGAGATGTCAGGAGAACTGGAGGAACTGCTGGTGGCTATTG TGAAATGTGTGAAGAATGTGCCGGCCTACCTAGCAGAACGCCTGTATGAGAGCATGAAG ggcgGAGGAACAGACGAAGCCACTCTGAACCGGATCATGGTGAGCCGGTCTGAGATCGACCTGCTGGACATCAGGGCCGAGTTCAAGAAGCTCTACAGCTACTCTCTGCACTCCGCCATCGAG TCGGATCTGTCGGGCCAACACGGGGACTGTGTGAAGGCCATCTGCGGAGGAGACGACTAG